A window of the Sphingomonas piscis genome harbors these coding sequences:
- a CDS encoding DUF6127 family protein: MTGDAVLATLMAQAEGKGVDLITLRALVEESSQAGARRALGALGLDDERARRDMDELRELLAAWREAKRSVWKAVAGWFARLALAMALVGLAVRFRLSDLVGA; encoded by the coding sequence ATGACTGGCGATGCGGTGTTGGCGACGTTGATGGCGCAGGCTGAAGGAAAGGGCGTGGACCTGATCACCCTTCGGGCCCTGGTCGAGGAGTCGAGCCAGGCGGGGGCGCGGCGGGCGCTTGGGGCGCTGGGGCTGGATGACGAGCGGGCGCGGCGGGATATGGACGAGCTGCGCGAGCTGCTCGCCGCCTGGCGCGAGGCGAAGCGGAGCGTGTGGAAGGCGGTGGCGGGCTGGTTCGCTCGGCTGGCGCTGGCGATGGCGCTGGTGGGGCTGGCGGTGCGGTTTCGCTTGTCGGACCTGGTGGGGGCGTGA
- a CDS encoding HK97 family phage prohead protease, which yields MRFAGYAALFDRVDRGGDVIRPGAFAEALKRGGQVPLLWQHKAGAVIGRIEHLSSKLMIGGKQVVGGRGSPVPLPSGGSTADTEARAAISAIVTRLKEHGLID from the coding sequence GTGAGGTTCGCGGGCTATGCGGCTTTGTTCGACCGGGTGGACCGGGGCGGGGACGTGATCCGGCCGGGGGCTTTCGCGGAGGCGCTGAAGCGAGGTGGACAGGTGCCGTTGTTGTGGCAGCACAAGGCGGGCGCAGTCATTGGACGGATCGAGCATCTGAGCTCCAAGTTGATGATCGGCGGGAAGCAGGTGGTTGGTGGGCGGGGGTCGCCCGTGCCATTGCCGAGCGGAGGTTCGACCGCTGACACCGAGGCCCGGGCGGCAATCTCCGCCATTGTGACGCGACTTAAGGAGCATGGCCTGATCGACTGA
- a CDS encoding outer membrane protein: MRKTAIAVAFATTMLATPAVARDGAWYAGIEGGLLLAEDIDLDYSDPTVVVADGILLDHGTGVDADIIGGYDFGMFRLEAESGYKRAPIKQISVAAQTDLLTGSGAGGGAILDSDGSSKVISGMGNLLLDFGDDEPWSGFVGGGVGLARVTVDMLDIKTTDRALAWQLLAGVRGSITPRLQAGLKYRYFNTRKLDLGNDDAVVPFALSGGKFRSHSLLASLIYNFWTPPAPPPPVVETPVAPPPPATQTCPDGSVILATDACPVPPPPPPPPAPEPERG, encoded by the coding sequence ATGCGGAAGACGGCCATTGCGGTGGCGTTTGCCACGACCATGTTGGCGACGCCTGCGGTCGCTCGTGACGGCGCATGGTATGCGGGTATCGAAGGCGGTTTGCTGCTCGCCGAAGATATCGATCTGGACTATTCCGACCCGACGGTTGTCGTTGCAGACGGAATCCTTCTTGATCACGGCACCGGCGTCGATGCCGATATCATCGGCGGGTACGACTTCGGCATGTTCCGGCTTGAAGCTGAGTCGGGTTACAAGCGTGCGCCGATCAAGCAGATTTCGGTTGCTGCGCAGACGGATCTGCTGACCGGCTCCGGTGCTGGTGGCGGTGCTATTCTCGACAGCGATGGCAGCAGCAAAGTCATCTCCGGGATGGGCAACCTCTTGCTTGACTTTGGCGATGACGAGCCGTGGAGCGGTTTCGTCGGTGGTGGCGTCGGTCTGGCGCGCGTGACCGTCGATATGCTCGACATCAAGACCACCGATCGCGCGCTCGCTTGGCAGCTGCTCGCCGGTGTGCGCGGTTCGATCACTCCGCGCCTGCAGGCAGGTTTGAAGTATCGCTACTTCAACACGAGGAAGCTTGATCTCGGCAATGACGATGCGGTTGTGCCGTTTGCGCTTAGCGGCGGTAAGTTCCGGTCGCACAGCTTGCTCGCAAGCCTGATCTACAACTTCTGGACGCCGCCGGCGCCGCCGCCTCCGGTCGTCGAGACCCCGGTTGCCCCGCCCCCGCCGGCCACTCAGACCTGCCCGGACGGATCGGTGATCCTGGCGACGGACGCGTGCCCCGTGCCGCCGCCGCCGCCGCCGCCGCCGGCTCCGGAGCCCGAGCGCGGCTAA
- a CDS encoding L,D-transpeptidase family protein, giving the protein MKHLATLFTGAALTVALPLAAQAQVQPLIAGSFADAGGLAAQNAVAAFYKSYSVPPIWFRGGVASPALADVQRVLYRAPFDGFAAGPQYAAQIQAAIRQAASGNKADITAAERAVSTAWVAYVQSLKQLTPGMIYAYPVLAPQGTRADQILLTAAAAPSLQAYVNSTSNLNPVYAQLRDAAWLQGQSAGNMTPDPRLLANLERVRSLPSAGKFIFVDAGSQMLYMYENGRVVDSMKVVVGDKKNFGLPTPMIASIMHYMTFNPYWNVPHHLVRQKVAPGYLKEGAKYLKARGYEIVADWSEDAAVISPDTVDWKAVAAGAKQIRVRQLPGPTNSMGKMKFPFPNGQDIFLHDTPQRDYFNLARRDRSNGCVRLEAAPRLARWLLGQDAVAPSKDPEIRTKLPAGIPVYLSYLTAKPTSTGIAYLDDIYGWDVPGAQVAAVSAPVPTATR; this is encoded by the coding sequence ATGAAGCATCTCGCGACACTCTTTACCGGCGCAGCGCTGACCGTTGCGCTTCCGCTCGCTGCTCAAGCGCAGGTTCAACCGCTAATTGCTGGGAGCTTTGCGGACGCGGGCGGCCTTGCGGCTCAAAATGCCGTCGCCGCCTTTTACAAGAGCTATAGCGTTCCGCCGATTTGGTTTCGCGGCGGGGTCGCAAGCCCGGCGCTCGCGGACGTTCAGCGCGTTCTCTACCGCGCACCGTTCGACGGCTTCGCCGCCGGTCCGCAATATGCGGCACAGATTCAGGCCGCGATCCGCCAGGCAGCCAGCGGCAACAAGGCCGACATCACGGCGGCAGAGCGAGCCGTGTCCACTGCCTGGGTTGCCTACGTGCAGTCGCTCAAGCAGCTGACGCCTGGCATGATCTACGCTTATCCGGTTCTCGCACCGCAGGGCACACGTGCCGACCAGATCCTGCTCACGGCCGCTGCGGCGCCATCGCTGCAAGCCTATGTGAACAGCACATCGAACCTGAACCCCGTCTACGCGCAATTGCGTGACGCGGCATGGCTGCAGGGTCAAAGTGCCGGCAACATGACGCCCGACCCGCGTCTTCTCGCTAATCTGGAAAGGGTGCGTTCGCTGCCCTCCGCGGGCAAGTTCATCTTCGTCGATGCCGGCTCGCAGATGCTTTACATGTATGAGAACGGCCGCGTCGTGGACTCGATGAAGGTGGTCGTCGGTGACAAGAAGAACTTTGGCCTGCCGACGCCCATGATCGCCAGCATCATGCATTACATGACGTTCAATCCTTATTGGAATGTGCCCCATCACCTGGTTCGTCAGAAGGTTGCGCCGGGCTATCTCAAGGAAGGCGCCAAATATCTGAAGGCGCGCGGCTACGAGATTGTGGCCGACTGGAGCGAGGATGCGGCGGTGATTTCGCCCGACACGGTCGATTGGAAAGCGGTTGCGGCCGGCGCCAAGCAGATCCGCGTGCGGCAATTGCCTGGACCCACGAATTCGATGGGCAAGATGAAATTCCCGTTCCCCAACGGGCAGGACATTTTCCTCCACGACACGCCGCAACGCGACTATTTCAATCTTGCCCGCCGCGACAGAAGTAACGGCTGCGTGCGTTTGGAAGCGGCTCCCCGGCTCGCGCGCTGGCTGCTTGGCCAAGATGCCGTCGCGCCGTCTAAGGATCCGGAAATCCGAACCAAGCTGCCGGCCGGCATACCCGTCTATCTCAGCTACCTGACGGCTAAGCCGACGAGCACTGGCATTGCTTACCTGGACGACATCTATGGTTGGGACGTGCCGGGTGCTCAGGTGGCTGCGGTCAGCGCGCCCGTGCCGACCGCAACGCGCTAG
- a CDS encoding SDR family oxidoreductase, with amino-acid sequence MNLEGIAAIVTGAASGLGEATARELARRGAKVAVFDRDNARGESVAAEIGGIFCEADVTNEAQLASAFERARAAHGQERVLVTCAGIVNASKTVGRDKQSGGIKMFPLEQFERAIAINLTGSFRCIVHAASGMMDLAPLEDGERGCIITTASVAAEDGQIGQAAYSASKGGVLAMTLPIARDLMNEGIRVNTILPGVFKTPMVAGMPEQVQDALGAQVPFPKRLGKPEEYAALACFLIEATYMNAASVRLDGGIRMAPR; translated from the coding sequence ATGAACCTGGAAGGTATAGCTGCGATCGTCACCGGCGCGGCGTCGGGGCTTGGGGAGGCAACAGCCAGGGAGTTGGCCCGGCGCGGGGCCAAGGTGGCTGTGTTCGATCGTGACAATGCTCGAGGGGAGTCCGTCGCGGCGGAGATCGGAGGAATTTTCTGCGAAGCCGACGTGACAAACGAGGCACAGCTCGCATCGGCCTTCGAGAGGGCCCGTGCGGCCCATGGGCAAGAGAGGGTGCTGGTTACGTGCGCAGGGATCGTCAACGCGTCAAAGACGGTCGGCCGCGACAAGCAAAGCGGCGGCATCAAGATGTTTCCTCTTGAGCAATTCGAGAGGGCGATTGCAATCAACCTGACAGGAAGCTTCCGATGCATCGTGCACGCGGCCTCCGGCATGATGGATCTTGCACCTCTCGAGGATGGTGAGCGGGGCTGCATTATCACCACGGCATCGGTCGCAGCCGAGGACGGGCAGATCGGGCAAGCCGCCTATTCTGCCTCCAAAGGCGGCGTACTGGCGATGACCCTGCCGATCGCCCGCGATCTGATGAACGAGGGTATCCGGGTGAACACGATACTTCCGGGCGTGTTCAAGACGCCGATGGTGGCGGGAATGCCCGAGCAGGTTCAGGATGCGCTTGGCGCACAGGTGCCGTTCCCCAAGCGGCTCGGCAAACCCGAAGAATATGCGGCGCTCGCCTGTTTCTTGATCGAGGCCACCTACATGAATGCCGCATCGGTCCGGCTGGACGGCGGTATTCGGATGGCGCCTCGTTGA
- the cysQ gene encoding 3'(2'),5'-bisphosphate nucleotidase CysQ: MKHDLTRLIEPLTIAAQDAGEAILQVVARGFEVETKRDASPVTEADRAAEAIILKALSVAAPDIPIIAEEEVAAGRIPAHGSDYFLVDPLDGTREFAHGGDDYTVNIGLILGGVPVLGVVYAPATRRLHRGVVGEGAELFEADRWSEIRVRDRANEVVAVASKSHLNQATVDYLADAVGECEHVSVGSSLKFCIVAEGTADIYPRLSPTSEWDTAAGHAVLVAAGGRVDGPDGTPLRYGKTAFLNRGFVATGGWQAPRIAPFLEPFAGGGDLPQGV, from the coding sequence TTGAAACATGATTTGACGCGGCTGATCGAGCCGCTCACGATCGCGGCGCAGGATGCAGGAGAGGCAATCCTCCAAGTCGTCGCGCGCGGCTTCGAGGTTGAAACCAAAAGGGACGCGAGCCCCGTCACCGAAGCAGATCGGGCTGCGGAAGCCATCATCCTGAAGGCACTGTCGGTCGCGGCACCGGACATTCCTATCATCGCGGAGGAAGAGGTCGCTGCGGGCCGTATCCCTGCGCACGGGTCGGACTATTTTCTCGTCGATCCACTGGATGGTACCCGCGAATTCGCGCATGGCGGCGATGATTATACCGTCAACATTGGGCTGATCCTCGGCGGCGTGCCGGTCCTAGGGGTGGTGTACGCCCCCGCTACTCGGCGCCTTCACCGTGGCGTGGTTGGTGAAGGAGCAGAACTATTCGAAGCGGACAGATGGTCCGAGATCAGGGTCCGAGACAGGGCTAACGAGGTGGTCGCGGTTGCATCCAAGTCTCACCTTAACCAAGCCACGGTGGACTATCTGGCGGACGCTGTTGGCGAGTGCGAGCATGTCTCGGTCGGCTCGTCTCTAAAATTCTGCATCGTCGCCGAGGGCACCGCGGACATCTATCCGCGCCTCTCGCCAACCAGCGAGTGGGATACGGCTGCCGGGCATGCCGTACTGGTTGCAGCCGGTGGGCGGGTCGACGGTCCTGACGGCACGCCGCTTCGGTACGGGAAAACGGCCTTTCTCAATCGTGGCTTTGTCGCGACAGGCGGGTGGCAAGCGCCGCGGATCGCGCCCTTCCTTGAGCCCTTCGCCGGCGGTGGCGATCTGCCTCAGGGCGTCTAG
- a CDS encoding MarR family winged helix-turn-helix transcriptional regulator, with protein MNMPCGVSYTSNSSLAAAPVLVTADTDEALQRGRETVEQSGYRMAAAVSLSEASERLERQGAASAIWIEIGDGGDEVDVAIALAQHVSREGRCSAILSVPMHQLDQVSSLFDDANVEIVVDGNAHERASALALAVASRELPKRLHDAAADRNAERLRQLSDEVSRIASTLARLSTGPQPAPMLQAPPTSPDVPDISVDTVRTVIRARRLRSRFFPEELFADPAWDMLLDLLQAEIAQLRVPVSSLCIAAAVPATTALRWLKTMTDQGLFVRRADPHDGRRVFVELAPAASQSLRRYFAEVGQAATI; from the coding sequence ATGAACATGCCGTGCGGCGTCAGTTATACATCCAATTCGAGCCTTGCAGCCGCACCGGTCTTGGTCACGGCTGACACTGACGAAGCCCTGCAACGCGGTCGCGAAACCGTGGAGCAATCCGGATATCGCATGGCCGCGGCGGTGTCGCTCTCCGAGGCATCTGAACGGCTCGAACGACAGGGAGCCGCCTCGGCCATTTGGATTGAGATTGGCGACGGCGGGGATGAAGTCGACGTTGCGATTGCGTTAGCGCAGCACGTCAGCCGTGAGGGACGATGTTCGGCTATCTTGTCGGTCCCGATGCACCAGCTGGACCAGGTTTCCAGCCTGTTCGATGATGCAAACGTTGAAATTGTGGTTGACGGCAATGCACACGAGCGAGCTTCGGCGCTCGCCCTTGCAGTCGCCAGTCGCGAGCTACCCAAGCGGCTTCACGATGCCGCTGCAGATCGCAATGCGGAACGTCTTCGCCAGTTAAGCGACGAAGTCAGCCGCATCGCTTCGACCCTTGCGCGTCTTTCAACCGGCCCGCAGCCGGCGCCTATGCTGCAGGCACCCCCGACGAGCCCCGACGTCCCCGATATCTCGGTGGACACCGTCCGAACCGTGATCCGGGCTCGGCGGCTTCGCAGCCGCTTTTTCCCGGAAGAATTGTTCGCCGATCCCGCCTGGGACATGCTTCTGGATCTGCTACAGGCGGAGATCGCGCAGCTGCGGGTACCCGTATCGAGCCTGTGCATTGCGGCAGCGGTTCCCGCCACGACTGCGCTTCGTTGGCTAAAGACAATGACGGATCAAGGTTTGTTTGTTCGGCGAGCCGATCCGCACGACGGCCGCCGCGTATTCGTGGAGTTGGCTCCGGCAGCCAGCCAGTCGCTGCGGCGCTATTTCGCCGAGGTCGGGCAAGCCGCGACCATCTAA
- a CDS encoding helix-turn-helix domain-containing protein, giving the protein MITRIREVRRARGMTLDDVAKACSPPTTPQTVGRLETGTRTVSVGWLNRIAAALNVEAADLVDGGEAFRMSVAALLSPSGATAPKRAAVVVAPKVDAGAVAVKVSASVGEYRAGDEIWCETLQPDSFAKALNRDVLVPRPAGRFIFGRLIGRDASTGGGKLHLLPPGAGSRQAVVTDPPWIAMAMKLVRSL; this is encoded by the coding sequence ATGATCACTCGAATTCGGGAAGTCAGACGCGCTCGAGGGATGACTCTCGACGATGTAGCCAAGGCCTGCAGCCCGCCCACTACCCCTCAAACGGTAGGAAGGCTGGAGACCGGGACACGGACGGTTTCCGTTGGGTGGCTTAACCGCATCGCTGCCGCCCTTAACGTCGAGGCGGCGGACCTGGTGGACGGCGGTGAAGCGTTCAGGATGTCCGTTGCGGCCCTCTTGAGCCCCTCTGGCGCGACCGCGCCCAAGCGGGCAGCGGTCGTTGTAGCGCCCAAAGTAGATGCGGGTGCAGTCGCGGTCAAAGTTTCGGCAAGTGTCGGCGAGTATCGTGCCGGCGATGAAATCTGGTGCGAGACGCTGCAGCCTGATTCATTCGCCAAGGCACTGAACCGGGACGTTCTCGTTCCCCGCCCCGCCGGTCGCTTCATCTTCGGCCGCTTGATCGGTCGCGACGCCTCCACAGGCGGCGGCAAACTGCATCTTCTCCCACCAGGCGCGGGGTCGCGCCAGGCAGTGGTGACCGATCCGCCCTGGATCGCGATGGCGATGAAGCTGGTCCGAAGCCTTTAG
- a CDS encoding IS1595 family transposase: MNITNPIFHDEAKATAHIEASRWPDGEPVCPLCESTGVTKMGGKTQAGMFLCNVCRRKFTVRTGTVMERSHVPLHKWLLATHLMAASKKGMSAKQMERMLGVTYKTAWFLCHRIREAMDEANNPHDPLGGPGKVVESDEAFVGGFKNNRLSGKTAPKKKVVTLVERDGRARSFHVTNVNHTNVRSVLVTSVHRSSVLMSDDARFYHNIGLEFAGHHTTIHSNREFARPGGIHSNTAENFFSIFKRGVVGTYHHMSETHLHRYLAEFDMRYSTKNTTDTERAAAILKGMENRRLTYRRIGQLAA; encoded by the coding sequence GTGAACATCACCAACCCCATCTTTCACGACGAAGCCAAGGCAACGGCCCATATTGAGGCTTCGCGCTGGCCCGATGGTGAGCCGGTGTGCCCGTTGTGCGAAAGCACCGGCGTAACCAAGATGGGCGGTAAGACCCAGGCTGGCATGTTCCTTTGCAACGTGTGCCGCCGCAAGTTCACCGTGCGTACCGGAACGGTGATGGAGCGCTCGCACGTCCCGCTTCACAAGTGGCTTCTTGCTACGCACCTCATGGCCGCTTCCAAGAAGGGCATGAGCGCTAAGCAGATGGAGCGTATGCTTGGCGTCACCTACAAGACGGCGTGGTTCCTCTGCCACCGCATCCGTGAAGCCATGGATGAGGCCAACAACCCGCACGATCCGCTTGGCGGCCCCGGCAAGGTTGTCGAGAGCGACGAAGCCTTTGTCGGCGGGTTCAAGAACAACCGCCTGTCAGGCAAAACCGCTCCCAAGAAGAAGGTCGTTACCCTCGTTGAGCGCGACGGTCGCGCCCGTTCCTTCCATGTTACCAACGTGAACCACACGAACGTGCGTTCGGTCCTAGTGACCAGCGTTCACCGCTCGTCGGTTCTCATGTCCGATGATGCGCGTTTCTATCACAACATCGGCCTAGAGTTCGCTGGCCACCACACCACCATCCACAGCAACCGTGAGTTTGCCCGTCCCGGTGGCATTCACAGCAACACTGCCGAGAACTTCTTCTCCATCTTCAAGCGCGGCGTTGTCGGCACCTACCACCACATGAGTGAGACGCACTTGCACCGCTACCTTGCGGAGTTCGACATGCGCTATTCGACTAAGAACACCACTGACACGGAGCGCGCTGCCGCTATCCTCAAGGGTATGGAAAACCGTCGCCTGACGTATCGGCGGATTGGTCAACTCGCAGCCTAA
- a CDS encoding DUF6456 domain-containing protein — MTVNLLESPLAWLFARGHVTQAQFDAGERLRGDWERAQLAPRITMAWDTAPVSPGRGGASVGPDLTGSQLDAKRRFEGAIDAAGPGLGDILWRVVCAGDGMRDAESALGWPARAGKVVLGLALDRVATFYRIG, encoded by the coding sequence GTGACCGTCAATCTGCTCGAGTCGCCGCTGGCCTGGTTGTTTGCCCGGGGGCACGTCACGCAAGCCCAGTTCGATGCGGGTGAGCGCCTGCGCGGAGACTGGGAGCGTGCTCAACTTGCGCCGCGCATCACCATGGCCTGGGATACAGCGCCGGTATCGCCCGGCCGAGGCGGCGCGAGCGTGGGGCCCGATCTGACCGGAAGCCAGCTCGATGCCAAGCGGCGGTTTGAAGGTGCCATCGACGCTGCGGGACCGGGCCTCGGCGACATATTGTGGAGAGTGGTTTGTGCCGGCGACGGCATGCGGGATGCCGAAAGCGCCCTTGGATGGCCAGCGCGGGCGGGCAAGGTTGTCCTTGGGCTCGCACTCGACAGGGTAGCAACCTTTTACAGGATTGGCTGA
- the rplI gene encoding 50S ribosomal protein L9, with protein MEVILLERVEKLGGIGDVVTVKNGFARNYLLPNKKALRANEANRKVFEANRAKIESDNAERRSGAEAAAKTVDGKTVQLIRQASNTGQLYGSVSARDIVDALEADGAKVTKSQVVLDRPIKAIGMHEIRVALHPEVSVQVKVNVARSPEEADLQAQGVDVMAQMFERDTAAFTEDYDPNAEPGASAEAAGEPEAEGEAQA; from the coding sequence ATGGAAGTGATCCTGCTCGAACGAGTCGAGAAGCTTGGCGGCATCGGCGATGTCGTCACCGTGAAGAACGGCTTTGCGCGCAACTATCTGTTGCCGAACAAAAAGGCGCTCCGCGCCAACGAAGCCAACCGCAAGGTCTTCGAAGCCAACCGCGCCAAGATCGAGTCCGACAATGCCGAGCGCCGTTCCGGTGCCGAGGCGGCGGCCAAGACCGTCGACGGCAAGACGGTCCAGCTGATCCGTCAGGCATCGAACACCGGCCAGCTCTACGGCTCGGTCAGCGCCCGCGACATCGTCGACGCGCTGGAGGCGGATGGCGCCAAGGTGACCAAGAGCCAGGTCGTGCTCGACCGCCCGATCAAGGCGATCGGCATGCACGAGATCCGCGTCGCCCTCCACCCGGAGGTGAGCGTTCAGGTCAAGGTCAACGTCGCCCGCTCGCCGGAAGAAGCCGATCTTCAGGCCCAGGGTGTCGACGTGATGGCACAGATGTTCGAACGCGACACTGCTGCCTTTACCGAGGACTATGACCCCAACGCCGAGCCGGGCGCCAGCGCAGAAGCTGCGGGCGAACCGGAGGCCGAAGGCGAAGCGCAGGCCTAA
- the rpsR gene encoding 30S ribosomal protein S18 encodes MARAFFRRRKSCPFSGKDAPRIDYKDVRLLQGFVSERGKIVPSRITAVSTKKQRELAKAIKRARHLGLLPYVVK; translated from the coding sequence ATGGCCCGCGCATTTTTCCGCCGCCGCAAGAGCTGCCCGTTCTCGGGCAAGGATGCTCCTCGGATCGATTACAAGGACGTGCGCCTGCTTCAGGGCTTCGTGTCCGAGCGCGGCAAGATTGTGCCGTCGCGGATCACCGCCGTCTCCACCAAGAAGCAGCGTGAGCTGGCGAAGGCGATCAAGCGCGCGCGCCACCTCGGCCTGCTTCCCTATGTCGTTAAGTAA
- the rpsF gene encoding 30S ribosomal protein S6, with translation MPLYEHVFLARQDLAQAQVDALAENATNILTENGGKVVKAETWGLRSLAYRIAKNRKAHYVALDVDAPAAAIAELERQTNINEDVIRFMTIRVDEHEKGPSAMMRRQERDRAPRGDGDRGGRGGDRGGFRREEEAE, from the coding sequence ATGCCGTTGTACGAGCATGTTTTCCTCGCGCGTCAGGACCTGGCTCAGGCCCAGGTCGATGCGCTGGCGGAAAACGCAACCAACATTCTCACCGAAAATGGTGGCAAGGTCGTCAAGGCCGAAACCTGGGGGCTGCGCAGCCTCGCTTATCGCATCGCCAAGAACCGCAAGGCGCACTACGTCGCTCTCGATGTCGACGCTCCGGCGGCCGCGATTGCGGAGCTCGAGCGCCAGACCAACATCAACGAAGACGTCATTCGCTTCATGACCATTCGCGTTGACGAGCATGAAAAGGGCCCGTCCGCGATGATGCGCCGCCAGGAGCGCGACCGTGCGCCGCGGGGCGACGGCGATCGTGGCGGCCGTGGTGGTGACCGTGGCGGTTTCCGCCGTGAAGAGGAGGCTGAATAA
- a CDS encoding GH39 family glycosyl hydrolase, with amino-acid sequence MRQFIRPAIVAALAIGTAAQAHPKAFPVTITVDASKTIGELKPVWRFFGADEPNFATMKDGRKLLGELGALKPGGVYFRAHNLLTSGDGTPSFKWGSTGIYREDADGKPVYDFTVVDRIIDTYLERGIHPYLQLGFMPEAMSSAPKGTPYQHNWRPGFGSDSLQGGWNYPPKDYAKWGELIFQWTRHNVERYGAGEVQKWYFETWNEPNLDIYWKGTSEEFFRMHDEAIRAVRRALPSARVGGPDVAGSGGAFMDAFLAHARSGDAAPTNFLSFHAKGSPTFENGHVRMGIAAQLKTVDEGFAKIAAAGPLANKPIVIGESDPEGCAACSSPQNGYRNGTMYSSYTAASFARIWELARRHKVNLEGVLTWAFTFENQPYFAGYRQLASNGIDLPVLNTFRMFARLGEQQVAASSSGQLALDNIMADGVRGTPDVGVLATRTSRGVVALMIWNYHDDDIAGPDAAVSLQLRGFASRRPTKATLWRVDKRHGNSFAAWQALGSPAAMDEKQYATVEKAAAMTPETMPVAFARGQAQLNVSVPRQGVLLVELQ; translated from the coding sequence ATGCGGCAATTCATTCGGCCAGCGATTGTGGCTGCACTGGCAATCGGCACGGCGGCACAGGCCCACCCAAAGGCATTTCCGGTCACCATCACAGTCGATGCTTCGAAGACGATCGGAGAACTCAAGCCCGTGTGGCGCTTCTTCGGTGCTGATGAACCGAACTTCGCGACGATGAAGGATGGCCGCAAGCTGCTCGGTGAACTTGGTGCACTGAAACCCGGCGGCGTCTACTTCCGCGCGCACAACCTGCTTACCTCGGGGGATGGCACCCCATCGTTCAAGTGGGGCAGCACCGGGATCTACCGAGAGGATGCGGACGGCAAGCCGGTTTACGACTTCACGGTCGTCGACCGAATCATCGACACCTACCTCGAGCGCGGGATCCATCCATATCTACAGCTCGGCTTTATGCCGGAGGCGATGTCGAGTGCCCCCAAGGGCACGCCGTACCAGCACAATTGGCGCCCGGGATTCGGCAGCGACTCTCTTCAGGGCGGTTGGAACTACCCACCAAAAGATTACGCTAAGTGGGGCGAGCTGATCTTCCAATGGACCCGCCACAACGTCGAACGCTACGGCGCCGGCGAGGTCCAAAAATGGTATTTCGAGACCTGGAACGAGCCCAACCTCGACATCTACTGGAAAGGCACGTCGGAAGAATTCTTCCGCATGCATGACGAGGCGATCCGGGCAGTTCGCCGCGCCCTCCCAAGCGCTCGGGTTGGCGGACCGGATGTGGCTGGGTCGGGCGGCGCCTTCATGGATGCCTTCCTCGCCCACGCACGCTCAGGCGACGCAGCGCCGACCAACTTTCTCTCCTTCCATGCCAAAGGATCGCCCACGTTCGAGAACGGCCACGTGCGGATGGGCATCGCCGCCCAGTTGAAGACGGTGGACGAAGGGTTTGCCAAGATTGCTGCAGCCGGCCCGCTCGCGAACAAACCGATCGTCATCGGTGAAAGCGATCCCGAGGGGTGTGCCGCCTGTTCCAGCCCGCAGAACGGCTACCGCAACGGCACGATGTACTCCAGCTACACGGCCGCAAGCTTCGCCCGAATCTGGGAGCTTGCGCGGCGGCACAAGGTCAATCTGGAAGGTGTGCTGACCTGGGCATTTACCTTCGAGAACCAGCCCTATTTCGCGGGTTACCGGCAGTTGGCGAGCAATGGCATCGACCTGCCGGTGCTCAATACTTTCCGGATGTTTGCCCGCCTCGGTGAACAGCAGGTGGCGGCTAGCAGCAGTGGGCAGCTAGCGCTCGACAACATCATGGCCGATGGTGTGCGTGGCACGCCGGACGTGGGCGTGCTCGCGACCCGTACGAGCCGGGGCGTGGTCGCGTTGATGATCTGGAACTACCATGATGACGATATCGCCGGTCCCGACGCTGCAGTCAGCCTTCAGCTCCGCGGGTTTGCCTCTCGGCGTCCAACCAAGGCGACTCTCTGGCGCGTCGACAAGAGGCACGGTAACAGCTTCGCCGCGTGGCAGGCGCTTGGATCCCCGGCTGCCATGGACGAGAAACAATATGCGACGGTGGAGAAGGCCGCTGCAATGACGCCGGAAACGATGCCGGTGGCATTTGCTCGTGGCCAGGCCCAGTTGAACGTCTCGGTCCCGCGTCAGGGTGTGCTGCTGGTTGAGCTACAATAG